A window of the Vibrio ostreae genome harbors these coding sequences:
- the murC gene encoding UDP-N-acetylmuramate--L-alanine ligase, translated as MTIKHTQDLAQIRAMVPEMRRVKCIHFIGIGGAGMSGIAEVLLNEGYQISGSDIASNAVTQRLAEKGAAIFIGHAAENIAQASVVVVSTAINEQNPEIKAAREKRIPVVRRAEMLAELMRFRHGIAVAGTHGKTTTTALVTQIYSEAGLDPTFVNGGLVKSAGTNARLGSSRILIAEADESDASFLHLQPMMSIVTNIEADHMDTYGGDFETLKQTFIEFLHNLPFYGRAIMCVDDAVIRELIPRISRHVITYGFSQDADVRIENYRQEGQQGKFTVVRQGRKNLDITLNIPGRHNALNAAAAIAVATEDDVDDGAILRAMESTQGTGRRFDQLGEFATGRGKAMLVDDYGHHPTEVDVTIAAARNGWSDKRLVMIFQPHRYTRTRDLYDDFANVLEQVDVLLMLDVYSAGEKPIAGADSRSLCRTIRSRGKLDPIFVPDSKTLPSVLANVLQDGDLVLTQGAGDVGKVAKDLAALELCIEKMQGQ; from the coding sequence ATGACAATTAAACACACGCAAGATTTAGCACAGATTCGCGCTATGGTTCCGGAAATGCGCCGGGTGAAATGCATTCATTTTATCGGTATCGGCGGTGCCGGTATGAGCGGGATCGCTGAGGTGTTGCTCAATGAGGGGTACCAGATCTCAGGGTCTGATATCGCCTCGAACGCTGTGACTCAGCGTCTGGCGGAAAAAGGTGCCGCCATTTTTATCGGCCATGCTGCAGAGAACATAGCGCAGGCCAGCGTGGTCGTGGTCTCGACCGCTATCAATGAACAGAACCCGGAAATCAAAGCGGCGCGTGAAAAACGTATCCCTGTTGTGCGCCGCGCCGAGATGCTGGCTGAGCTGATGCGTTTTCGTCACGGTATCGCGGTGGCCGGTACGCACGGTAAAACCACCACCACAGCGTTGGTGACACAGATTTATTCTGAAGCCGGCCTCGACCCGACCTTTGTCAACGGCGGCTTGGTGAAAAGTGCCGGTACTAACGCCCGTCTTGGTTCGAGCCGTATTCTGATTGCTGAAGCCGACGAGAGTGATGCCTCGTTCCTGCATCTGCAGCCGATGATGTCGATTGTGACCAACATCGAAGCGGATCACATGGACACTTATGGTGGCGATTTTGAAACTCTGAAACAGACCTTTATCGAATTTCTGCATAACCTGCCGTTCTACGGTCGCGCGATCATGTGTGTCGACGACGCGGTGATTCGTGAATTGATCCCGCGTATCAGCCGCCATGTGATCACTTACGGTTTCTCACAAGACGCCGATGTGCGGATTGAAAATTACCGCCAGGAGGGTCAGCAGGGCAAATTTACCGTGGTGCGTCAGGGGCGCAAAAACCTCGATATCACTCTCAATATTCCGGGCCGCCACAATGCACTCAATGCCGCCGCCGCGATTGCGGTGGCGACCGAAGACGATGTCGATGATGGCGCTATTCTGCGCGCGATGGAGAGTACCCAGGGCACCGGGCGTCGTTTTGACCAGTTGGGTGAATTTGCCACTGGTCGTGGTAAAGCGATGCTGGTGGACGACTATGGCCATCACCCGACCGAAGTGGATGTGACCATCGCTGCCGCGCGCAATGGCTGGAGTGATAAACGTCTGGTGATGATTTTCCAGCCGCACCGTTACACCCGGACCCGCGATCTGTATGACGATTTTGCCAATGTGCTGGAGCAGGTTGATGTGCTGCTGATGCTGGATGTGTACTCGGCCGGTGAGAAACCCATCGCTGGTGCAGACAGCCGATCCCTGTGCCGCACCATTCGTAGCCGCGGTAAGCTGGATCCGATTTTTGTCCCTGACAGCAAGACCTTACCGTCAGTTTTAGCCAACGTCCTACAAGACGGTGACCTGGTTCTGACGCAAGGCGCCGGTGATGTGGGCAAAGTAGCCAAAGATTTGGCGGCGTTGGAACTGTGCATTGAAAAGATGCAAGGGCAGTAA
- the murG gene encoding undecaprenyldiphospho-muramoylpentapeptide beta-N-acetylglucosaminyltransferase: MKNNKRLMVMAGGTGGHVFPGLAVAKQLQQQGWDIRWLGTADRMEADLVPKHGIEIDFIRVKGLRGQGIARLIKAPFQIVNAIMQARRHMQAWQPDAVLGMGGYVSGPGGIAAWTLGIPVVLHEQNAVAGLTNQWLSKIARKVFQAFDGAFPHAPVVGNPVRADVVALPAPAQRLAGREGPVRILVMGGSQGARILNQTLPQVAAKLGAGYQIRHQAGKNNQAEVEQAYQQQGVTDAEVTEFIDDVAQAYAWADLLVCRSGALTVSEVSAAGVGAVFIPFMHKDRQQALNADHLVECGAAQMIEQPQLTVDKLAQTISGLDRAALLAMAEQARHAAKLDADKVVAEAIIALTEPGHTPN; the protein is encoded by the coding sequence ATGAAAAACAATAAACGATTGATGGTAATGGCTGGTGGCACCGGAGGGCATGTCTTTCCGGGGCTGGCGGTGGCGAAACAGCTGCAGCAGCAGGGATGGGACATCCGCTGGCTGGGCACCGCTGATCGTATGGAAGCGGATCTGGTGCCTAAGCATGGTATCGAGATTGATTTTATTCGCGTCAAAGGATTACGCGGACAGGGTATCGCGCGCCTGATTAAAGCGCCGTTTCAGATAGTGAACGCCATTATGCAGGCACGCCGTCATATGCAGGCCTGGCAGCCGGATGCGGTGCTGGGCATGGGCGGTTACGTCAGTGGGCCGGGAGGCATCGCCGCCTGGACGCTGGGTATTCCAGTCGTGCTGCATGAACAGAATGCGGTGGCCGGACTGACCAACCAGTGGCTGTCGAAAATAGCCCGTAAGGTCTTTCAGGCTTTTGACGGCGCATTCCCGCACGCGCCGGTAGTGGGTAACCCGGTTCGCGCCGATGTGGTGGCGTTGCCGGCACCAGCGCAGCGTCTGGCTGGGCGTGAAGGCCCGGTGCGGATTCTGGTCATGGGCGGCAGTCAGGGCGCACGAATTCTTAACCAGACTCTGCCGCAGGTCGCCGCGAAACTGGGCGCCGGTTATCAGATTCGCCATCAGGCGGGCAAAAATAACCAGGCTGAGGTAGAACAGGCGTATCAGCAGCAGGGCGTGACTGATGCCGAAGTGACCGAGTTTATCGATGATGTGGCGCAGGCTTATGCCTGGGCCGACCTTCTGGTGTGCCGCTCAGGCGCTTTGACCGTTTCTGAAGTGTCTGCAGCCGGAGTCGGCGCGGTTTTCATTCCGTTTATGCACAAAGACCGCCAGCAGGCGCTTAATGCCGACCATCTGGTCGAATGCGGCGCGGCGCAAATGATTGAGCAGCCGCAACTGACCGTGGATAAACTGGCACAGACGATTTCCGGCCTGGATCGCGCGGCGCTGCTGGCGATGGCCGAGCAGGCCCGCCATGCGGCCAAACTGGACGCAGATAAAGTGGTGGCGGAGGCGATTATTGCGCTGACAGAGCCTGGCCACACTCCAAATTGA
- the ftsW gene encoding cell division protein FtsW: protein MLLSRPISALSHWLRTPSPQVLFDRQLVWIALGLMLIGLVMVTSASFPISSRLTDDPFHFMFRHGIFLLLALATSSVVLRVPMQRWMQYSTVLLAISFLLLIIVLLAGKSVNGASRWIPLGLFNLQPAEVAKLSLFIFMSGYLVRKHDEVRQTFFGGFMKPIMVFGTLAILLLGQPDLGTVIVMLVTLFGMLFIAGAKLSQFLALMVAGILAVVALIAAEPYRIRRVTSFLDPWEDPFGSGYQLTQSLMAFGRGEWFGQGLGNSIQKLEYLPEAHTDFVFAVMAEELGFVGVTLVLMLIFSLVFKAILIGKKAFEHDHQFGGYLAFGIGIWFAFQTLVNVGAAAGMVPTKGLTLPLISYGGSSLIIMSVAVSILLRIDHECRLAQRHNTKELNDEKQ, encoded by the coding sequence TTGTTACTGTCCAGACCCATTTCCGCCCTGAGCCACTGGCTGCGCACGCCCTCACCACAAGTCCTGTTTGACCGGCAACTGGTGTGGATTGCGCTCGGCCTGATGCTGATTGGCCTGGTGATGGTGACGTCGGCTTCGTTCCCAATCAGTTCACGGCTGACTGACGATCCGTTCCACTTTATGTTCCGCCACGGCATCTTTCTGTTGCTGGCGCTCGCCACTTCTTCCGTGGTGCTGCGGGTACCGATGCAACGCTGGATGCAATACAGCACCGTGTTGCTGGCGATCTCATTCCTTTTACTGATCATCGTGTTGCTGGCCGGTAAGTCGGTCAACGGTGCATCGCGCTGGATCCCGCTCGGGCTGTTCAACCTGCAGCCGGCCGAGGTGGCTAAGCTGTCACTGTTTATTTTCATGTCCGGTTATCTGGTGCGTAAACACGATGAAGTACGCCAGACCTTCTTCGGCGGCTTTATGAAGCCGATCATGGTGTTTGGGACCTTGGCGATCCTGCTGCTCGGTCAGCCCGATCTCGGGACCGTGATCGTGATGCTGGTGACGCTGTTTGGCATGCTGTTTATTGCCGGGGCCAAACTGTCCCAGTTCCTGGCGCTGATGGTGGCTGGCATTCTGGCCGTGGTGGCGCTGATTGCTGCTGAACCGTATCGTATCCGCCGTGTGACCTCATTTCTAGACCCGTGGGAAGACCCGTTTGGCAGCGGTTATCAGCTGACTCAGTCTCTGATGGCTTTTGGCCGTGGCGAATGGTTCGGCCAGGGGCTGGGCAACTCGATTCAGAAGCTGGAGTACCTGCCGGAAGCGCACACCGACTTTGTATTCGCCGTGATGGCAGAAGAGCTTGGTTTTGTCGGTGTCACTCTGGTGCTGATGCTGATTTTCAGCCTGGTATTCAAAGCGATCCTGATCGGTAAAAAAGCGTTCGAACACGATCACCAGTTTGGTGGTTATCTGGCGTTTGGTATCGGTATCTGGTTTGCGTTTCAGACCTTAGTTAACGTCGGTGCTGCGGCCGGTATGGTGCCCACCAAAGGCCTGACTCTGCCGCTGATCAGTTACGGCGGCTCCAGTTTGATTATTATGTCGGTGGCGGTGTCGATACTGTTACGTATTGATCACGAATGCCGGCTGGCGCAACGCCACAACACAAAAGAACTCAATGATGAAAAACAATAA